A single genomic interval of Pomacea canaliculata isolate SZHN2017 linkage group LG5, ASM307304v1, whole genome shotgun sequence harbors:
- the LOC112564010 gene encoding protein glass-like isoform X2, which translates to MDTNTAAKFISSLTKSLQSLIHGCLDFESDIELGGYIYLRVDNAQKVDYVLNEKMQKNAVNSLTFFSNSFHAVPLGLAPETKSYSDTTSGLKDQTQSPSHDNFLGLHKQKDLGVPRQSQSTSSAKIKHFKTSEIHDNHMNTDNNIQLSGNSKLTDVSSKRDGRQDLVGNTQANTHTSSSTEAQPQPLADFQTAFHSSGNVAMKMNQNQDCKSKQSRVSLHQQHDQKTGLLPESGEMEVVYIKAEEEDEVFSIPLHPPGSEAAADSQSKDSSLPLLGSSQLPSSVQLSDLLHQLPLPSGSQQNNNNQLGWVGNSFPQLNLPETFQLPQSLTASETFQQGQVTQRGIKPLVPASVLNKYSRISCQLCGYVSFTAKAHARHTTMKHSKRGSFVCNQCGKSFHTNLGLTQHMQSHGGRRFECEICGKRFLYKHHLPRHQQAVHGKVTYSSPSLQYIAQC; encoded by the exons aTGGATACAAACACTGCTGCAAAATTCATATCTTCTCTCACCAAATCTTTGCAGTCTTTGATCCATGGCTGCCTTGACTTTGAAAGTGACATTGAACTTGGTGGATATATCTACCTTCGAGTGGATAATGCTCAAAAAGTTGATTATGTGCTTAATGAAAAGATGCAAAAGAATGCTGTCAATTCACTAACATTTTTCAGCAACAGTTTTCATGCAGTTCCTTTAGGGTTAGCTCCAGAAACTAAATCTTATTCAGACACAACATCTGGACTTAAGGATCAGACTCAATCACCTAGTCATGATAACTTTCTTGGTctgcacaaacaaaaagacttaGGAGTACCCAGGCAATCACAGAGCACATCTAGtgccaaaataaaacatttcaagacGAGCGAAATACATGATAATCATATGAATACAGATAACAATATTCAGTTATCAGGGAATTCAAAGTTAACAGACGTTTCTTCCAAAAGAGATGGAAGACAAGATTTAGTTGGCAATActcaagcaaacacacacacatcttcatcAACTGAAGCACAGCCACAGCCTTTAGCTGATTTCCAGACAGCATTCCATTCTTCTGGAAATGTTGCTATGAAAATGAACCAAAATCAGGACTGCAAATCAAAGCAAAGCAGAGTATCATTACATCAACAGCATGATCAAAAGACAGGACTGTTGCCAGAATCAGGAGAAATGGAGGTGGTGTACATAAAagctgaagaagaagatgaagtgTTCAGCATCCCTCTGCATCCACCAGGGTCTGAAGCAGCAGCAG ATTCACAAAGTAAAGACAGCAGTCTCCCATTACTCGGCTCAAGCCAGCTACCATCATCAGTTCAACTGTCAGATCTCTTGCATCAACTGCCTCTTCCCAGTGGTTCACAGCAGAACAATAACAACCAGCTTGGCTGGGTGGGAAATTCGTTTCCACAACTAAACCTCCCGGAAACATTTCAGCTTCCACAGTCTTTGACAGCAAGTGAAACCTTTCAGCAGGGTCAGGTCACTCAAAGAGGAATCAAACCTCTTGTCCCAGCCTCTGTCCTTAACAAATATAGTAGGATATCTTGCCAGTTGTGTGGCTATGTGTCATTTACTGCAAAAGCCCATGCACGCCATACCACCATGAAACATTCTAAACGTGGAAGCTTTGTTTGTAATCAGTGTGGTAAAAGCTTTCACACCAACCTAGGCTTGACACAACATATGCAGAGCCATGGTGGACGTCGGTTTGAATGTGAAATTTGTGGAAAACGATTCCTTTACAAACATCATCTTCCTCGACATCAGCAGGCAGTTCATGGCAAAGTGACTTACTCTAGCCCTTCACTGCAGTATATTGCACAATGCTGa
- the LOC112564010 gene encoding transcriptional regulator ovo-like isoform X1, with amino-acid sequence MDTNTAAKFISSLTKSLQSLIHGCLDFESDIELGGYIYLRVDNAQKVDYVLNEKMQKNAVNSLTFFSNSFHAVPLGLAPETKSYSDTTSGLKDQTQSPSHDNFLGLHKQKDLGVPRQSQSTSSAKIKHFKTSEIHDNHMNTDNNIQLSGNSKLTDVSSKRDGRQDLVGNTQANTHTSSSTEAQPQPLADFQTAFHSSGNVAMKMNQNQDCKSKQSRVSLHQQHDQKTGLLPESGEMEVVYIKAEEEDEVFSIPLHPPGSEAAADNLTVRGKPPWLSMGFRQPYFFPYTRLARSQSWDRGMAQHPLRPPHSSEESSLTCKICGKSYRSRQGLIFHERVKHQNVYNVHCPVCGKGFQQTTHMYGHMATHTNVKNFQCPTCGTKYAHKTSLQQHLRSSHACQLMATSHQDKDLPGQSQTAECLISSNNQTQTAPQALCKPQSHGQAQNVPGNSDSLIGNKGADKGPSETVSASDIQVQQEDKEGEGETSVSSLCADSSE; translated from the exons aTGGATACAAACACTGCTGCAAAATTCATATCTTCTCTCACCAAATCTTTGCAGTCTTTGATCCATGGCTGCCTTGACTTTGAAAGTGACATTGAACTTGGTGGATATATCTACCTTCGAGTGGATAATGCTCAAAAAGTTGATTATGTGCTTAATGAAAAGATGCAAAAGAATGCTGTCAATTCACTAACATTTTTCAGCAACAGTTTTCATGCAGTTCCTTTAGGGTTAGCTCCAGAAACTAAATCTTATTCAGACACAACATCTGGACTTAAGGATCAGACTCAATCACCTAGTCATGATAACTTTCTTGGTctgcacaaacaaaaagacttaGGAGTACCCAGGCAATCACAGAGCACATCTAGtgccaaaataaaacatttcaagacGAGCGAAATACATGATAATCATATGAATACAGATAACAATATTCAGTTATCAGGGAATTCAAAGTTAACAGACGTTTCTTCCAAAAGAGATGGAAGACAAGATTTAGTTGGCAATActcaagcaaacacacacacatcttcatcAACTGAAGCACAGCCACAGCCTTTAGCTGATTTCCAGACAGCATTCCATTCTTCTGGAAATGTTGCTATGAAAATGAACCAAAATCAGGACTGCAAATCAAAGCAAAGCAGAGTATCATTACATCAACAGCATGATCAAAAGACAGGACTGTTGCCAGAATCAGGAGAAATGGAGGTGGTGTACATAAAagctgaagaagaagatgaagtgTTCAGCATCCCTCTGCATCCACCAGGGTCTGAAGCAGCAGCAG ATAACCTTACTGTGAGAGGCAAGCCTCCTTGGCTATCCATGGGATTCAGGCAACCTTACTTCTTTCCTTACACGCGCCTTGCCCGCTCTCAGAGCTGGGACAGAGGAATGGCCCAACATCCTTTAAGACCTCCTCACTCATCAGAAGAAAGCTCTCTTACATGTAAAATCTGTGGAAAAAGCTATCGGTCACGACAGGGTCTCATCTTTCATGAGCGTGTCAAACATCAAAATGTGTATAATGTACACTGTCCTGTGTGTGGCAAGGGGTTCCAGCAGACAACTCACATGTATGGTCACATGGCCACTCACACTAACGTAAAAAACTTTCAGTGTCCCACTTGCGGAACAAAATATGCACATAAAACATCACTGCAGCAACATCTTCGCTCTAGTCATGCTTGTCAGCTCATGGCTACATCACATCAAGACAAAGACCTACCAGGCCAGTCTCAGACTGCAGAATGCCTCATCAGTtcaaacaaccaaacacaaaCTGCTCCCCAAGCTCTTTGTAAACCTCAGAGTCATGGACAGGCACAAAATGTGCCAGGAAACAGTGACTCTTTGATTGGAAACAAGGGAGCAGACAAGGGTCCTTCTGAAACTGTAAGTGCTAGTGACATACAGGTGCAACAAGAGGACAAAGAGGGTGAAGGGGAAACTTCAGTGTCTTCTCTGTGTGCAGACAGTTCTGAGTGA